In the Brassica napus cultivar Da-Ae chromosome A7, Da-Ae, whole genome shotgun sequence genome, one interval contains:
- the LOC106355890 gene encoding transcription factor MYB114-like, giving the protein MEGSSQGLKKGAWTAEEDNLLRQCIDKYGEGKWHQVPLRAGLNRCRKSCRLRWLNYLKPSIKRGKLNSDEVDLLIRLHKLLGNRWSLIAGRLPGRTANDVKNYWNTHLSKKHEPGCKTQMKKRNIPCSYTTPAQKIDVFKPRPRSFTVNSGCSHNNGMPEADIVPLCLGHNDTNNVSENIITCNKDDDKSELVSHLMDGQNRWWESLLDESQDPAALFPETTAIKKGATSAFDVEQLWSLLDGETGT; this is encoded by the exons ATGGAGGGTTCGTCCCAAGGGTTGAAAAAAGGTGCATGGACTGCTGAAGAAGATAATCTCTTGAGGCAATGCATTGATAAGTATGGAGAAGGGAAATGGCACCAAGTTCCTTTAAGAGCTg GTCTAAATCGGTGCAGGAAGAGTTGTAGACTAAGATGGTTGAACTATTTGAAGCCAAGTATCAAGAGAGGAAAACTCAACTCCGATGAAGTTGATCTTCTTATTCGCCTTCATAAGCTTTTAGGAAACAG GTGGTCTTTAATTGCTGGTAGATTACCCGGTCGGACCGCCAATGACGTCAAAAATTACTGGAACACCCATTTGAGTAAGAAACATGAACCGGGTTGTAAGACCCAGatgaaaaagagaaacattCCTTGCTCTTATACCACACCAGCCCAAAAAATCGACGTTTTCAAACCTCGACCTCGATCCTTCACCGTTAACAGCGGCTGCAGCCATAATAATGGCATGCCAGAAGCTGACATTGTTCCTCTATGCCTTGGACACAACGATACTAATAATGTTTCTGAAAATATAATCACATGTAACAAAGATGATGATAAATCTGAGCTTGTTAGTCATTTAATGGATGGTCAGAATAGGTGGTGGGAAAGTTTGCTAGATGAGAGCCAAGATCCAGCTGCGCTCTTTCCAGAAACTACAGCAATAAAAAAGGGCGCAACCTCCGCGTTTGACGTTGAGCAACTTTGGAGCCTGTTGGATGGAGAAACTGGAACTTGA
- the LOC106450913 gene encoding protein C2-DOMAIN ABA-RELATED 2 gives MENMLGLLRLHVIRGVNLAIRDSKSSDPYVIVRMGQQKLRTRVVKKNLNPEWNEDLTLSISDPVLPIKIMVYDRDWFSRDDKMGDAIFHIDPFLEAIRIQNQFRGLPEGTVIMKIQASRQNCLSEESKIVWNNGKIVQNMFLKLQNVECGEVELQLEWIDVSGLLSINEHEDVAY, from the exons ATGGAGAATATGTTAGGCCTTCTAAGACTTCATGTGATTAGAGGTGTTAATCTCGCCATTAGAGATTCCAAAAGTAGCGATCCTTACGTCATTGTTCGTATGGGCCAACAG AAATTACGAACTCGTGTGGTGAAAAAGAATTTGAATCCAGAATGGAACGAAGACTTGACACTCTCTATTTCTGATCCAGTTCTTCCTATCAAAATC ATGGTTTACGATAGGGACTGGTTCTCAAGGGATGATAAGATGGGAGATGCGATTTTTCACATTGATCCATTCCTTGAAGCCATCAGGATCCAAAACCAGTTCAGAGGACTCCCCGAAGGAACTGTAATAATGAAGATACAGGCAAGCAGGCAGAACTGTCTATcagaagagagcaagattgtGTGGAACAATGGAAAGATTGTCCAGAATATGTTCCTTAAGCTCCAGAACGTTGAGTGTGGAGAGGTCGAGCTTCAACTTGAGTGGATCGATGTCTCAGGTCTTCTGAGTATAAATGAGCATGAGGATGTTGCTTACTAG